The following nucleotide sequence is from Harmonia axyridis chromosome 5, icHarAxyr1.1, whole genome shotgun sequence.
ATTTCACATTATCTTACTGTTAGCATGTATTCAGGAATATGTTCGACTTTTGTGATGAAAACAAGAGAGAACATCCTTTCCTctttctcattgaaaatatcattactAGATAGAGGAACAAATTTAGCATGTCTTAATATTCCCTTCCTTATATCTTCTTCAGCATAAATTCTTGTTGAATCCTCCATACTAATGAAAACTGACGGGTCCGGTTTTTGGTCTTCGCATTCTAATTGATATCCAAAATTTGTTTCCATGAGTTTTGTAGTTTCAACCTAAAACACCCCATAACTATTGTGAAAGATGATATAGAAGAATTATTTACactatattcaatttttgatccAACTGTTAGTGGTACTGTCCATGGTTGTTTTCCAATAGGATTCTGGTAGTTGAAGAAGAATTGTAATCCCATTTCCACATTCGCTATAACTGCATTTTTACTCTTTTCAACTAACCTACTTGCTTCAATTAATACTTCATTTTTGCTGTCAATAGAAAAATCTGCATATAGCAGTTTCGAGTCAGCAAAAGATGTTAGAGTTGTAGAAGATTCAATTTCAGGTCCAAcaatatatagaaaaatattattaacatttaATTCCTGTACTATATTATCAATGTTTCCTTTTACTGAAGACAAGTTAATCAAATCTGTTAAAAACAGAATTTGATAAGTTATAATTCTAGGAGTATTGTCTTCTTTCAAAATTTGTACTGCTACATTTATTGCTTCCTTCCAATGAGCACCATCTGTATGCTTTACTTCTATCTTATCATGTATAAAAGTAGGATCATATAAGCGTTCTTCTCGGTTGACctcgaaaatattttcgaaatcttttccaaattcttgattttttcgattttttgttttttcgcagTTTACAAGGACCAAATTAACTAAATCCTTACTATCATCAAAATAATGATGggaatatattttgaataatgccCGACGCAGTTGCCGTTGATTTTTACAGTttaaatcatacaaaataacacAACGATTTCGTTTTGGTTGTGGCGGCATTTTTTTGttctaaaattttaaattgaaaataatattttaacctATCAGAAGTGTAATATTTGACCTCAGGTCCTCAGAACTAATCTCAAATCTATGATATTtgttttttctgtattttaataatattaaCAAATTATCAAAACATGTGTATTATTCTTAGAAACTATTTTTCctacaatatttgaaaaataattaatgtcTATAGAAGCAACAAAAAAATAGTGAATGAAGGAAGAGAAGAGTTTGTtgccaatttttcattttgaaaatatatatagttTTTTGTGGTTCAAACATTGTCAGCTGTCATATGTCTCGGTgacatttaaataaattttttctggtTTTGTGAATCTGATTACCATTTTACCGATTCAAACATGGCAGCGTTAAAGACGGAAATTGAAATCGAGAAAAATAGTGAGAATAAAGATGTTGAAGATGTTGTTGATGAAATAAACTCCAAAGATCcggaaaaaaagaagaaaaagaaaaaaaaaaagaaggcaGGTTCGTACTACTCCCAAAATTCAACCTGTTGCGTAGAATGTTCTGAAATAGTTTGAAATGAAAGCACATTTTTATTTTAGGAGGAGATAATCAAGTCGACTCCCAGATAGTCGACGCCAAACCCAACGGAGAATGTGACGAAAATGGGGATGCTGTCCCTGATAATGAAGAAAATGtagagaagaaaaaaaagaaaaggaacCGAAAAAAGGGTAGTGGAAAACCTGTTCAAACTGATCCTCCTTCTATTCCGATTGTTGATCTATTTCCTGACAAAGTTTTTCCGGAAGGTCAAATCATGGAGCATCCAGTGAAAAATGATGATCGAACAGCCAAAGATCGTTTCACTTCTGAAGAAAAGAAAGCATTGGATCGAATGCATTATGACGATTATAATGAAATCAGACTGGCTGCTGAAGCTCACAGACAAGTAATTTTGTAATTATTCAAATGTTTACTGGGAGGATAACTCTATTATTTCAGACTCGTCAACATATTCAAAAATGGATCAAACCTGGTATGACTATGATAGAAATCTGTGAAGAGCTGGAGAATACCGCAAGAAAATTGATAGCAGAAAATGGTTTGAAAGCAGGTCTAGCCTTCCCAACGGGTTGTTCTAGAAATCACTGCGCTGCACATTATACCCCAAATGCTGGTGATCCAACTGTTTTGGAATATGATGATGTTGTTAAAATTGATTTTGGTACACACATTAATGGAAGAATCATCGATTGCGCCTTCACACAAACCTTCAATCCAAAATATGATAAGCTGGTTGAAGCAGTTAAAGATGCTACAAACACAGGAATTAATGCTGCAGGTGATTAAATTGGACCTAAATTATTAGCTTGTGGTTATAAATTATTGGTTTTTCAGGAATTGACGTCCAATTGTGTGAAATAGGAGCTGCAGTCCAGGAGGTAATGGAATCTTATGAGGTTGAATTAGATGGCAAAACTTATCCTGTTAAATCCATTCGTAATCTGAATGGTCACTCAATAACCCCT
It contains:
- the LOC123680632 gene encoding uncharacterized protein LOC123680632, with the protein product MPPQPKRNRCVILYDLNCKNQRQLRRALFKIYSHHYFDDSKDLVNLVLVNCEKTKNRKNQEFGKDFENIFEVNREERLYDPTFIHDKIEVKHTDGAHWKEAINVAVQILKEDNTPRIITYQILFLTDLINLSSVKGNIDNIVQELNVNNIFLYIVGPEIESSTTLTSFADSKLLYADFSIDSKNEVLIEASRLVEKSKNAVIANVEMGLQFFFNYQNPIGKQPWTVPLTVGSKIEYSVETTKLMETNFGYQLECEDQKPDPSVFISMEDSTRIYAEEDIRKGILRHAKFVPLSSNDIFNEKEERMFSLVFITKVEHIPEYMLTGPGCYTVTASDKSPTASFDALVLRLHALQSCLIAKRVYAEGNSPIYMALLPCPSKKWLLAVELPYGSDVPFEWLEQKPQKDEIEVAEPVLNFLDSITVGSKNFSLKCPMTPNVVSSSEGEALVNLATEKLLQEPNMRLEEVDHDPFSTNINADIGKSLREMWPSQVYNENEDEEDFKEEDDDESDNEDVDYF
- the LOC123680633 gene encoding methionine aminopeptidase 2, which encodes MAALKTEIEIEKNSENKDVEDVVDEINSKDPEKKKKKKKKKKAGGDNQVDSQIVDAKPNGECDENGDAVPDNEENVEKKKKKRNRKKGSGKPVQTDPPSIPIVDLFPDKVFPEGQIMEHPVKNDDRTAKDRFTSEEKKALDRMHYDDYNEIRLAAEAHRQTRQHIQKWIKPGMTMIEICEELENTARKLIAENGLKAGLAFPTGCSRNHCAAHYTPNAGDPTVLEYDDVVKIDFGTHINGRIIDCAFTQTFNPKYDKLVEAVKDATNTGINAAGIDVQLCEIGAAVQEVMESYEVELDGKTYPVKSIRNLNGHSITPYRIHAGKTVPIVKGGEATVMEENEYYAIETFGSTGRGVVHDDMDCSHYMKNFDVPYVPLRLQSSKSLLNVINKNFGTLAFCKRWLDRAGATKYQMALKDLCDKGVVDAYPPLCDIKGCYTAQFEHTIILRPTCKEIVSRGDDY